In Chitinivibrionales bacterium, one genomic interval encodes:
- a CDS encoding P-II family nitrogen regulator: MKYVIAIIQPVRLEAVKKALSGIEVFRLTVSNVEGVGRQKGHTEIYRGHEYEINFVGKVKLEIAVNDEFLEPTIQAIASSARNGKGQVGDGKIFVLPLEDVMRIRTGERGKEAI, encoded by the coding sequence ATGAAATACGTCATTGCGATCATCCAGCCCGTGAGGCTCGAGGCGGTGAAAAAAGCATTGAGCGGCATCGAGGTGTTCAGACTTACCGTTTCAAACGTTGAGGGGGTGGGCCGCCAGAAGGGGCACACCGAAATCTACCGCGGCCACGAATACGAGATAAACTTTGTGGGAAAGGTGAAACTCGAGATCGCGGTGAACGACGAGTTTTTGGAGCCGACCATCCAGGCGATCGCCTCCTCCGCGCGCAACGGCAAAGGCCAGGTGGGCGACGGCAAGATATTCGTGCTTCCGCTCGAGGATGTGATGAGGATCAGGACCGGCGAACGCGGCAAAGAGGCGATATAA
- a CDS encoding Cas8a1 family CRISPR/Cas system-associated protein: MNIWKCDVCGHEADGKASTFKCFKGPKLELSQSNYELYPYFPPGARKIDLCEACTLQLRGTLNEMKRKNMGIEMRIQSSK, encoded by the coding sequence ATGAACATTTGGAAATGCGACGTATGCGGTCATGAAGCAGACGGAAAGGCGTCCACCTTTAAATGTTTCAAGGGGCCGAAATTGGAACTGTCACAAAGCAATTATGAGCTGTATCCCTATTTTCCGCCCGGGGCAAGAAAAATTGATCTTTGTGAGGCTTGTACGTTACAATTGAGAGGCACACTCAACGAAATGAAGCGCAAAAACATGGGTATTGAAATGCGCATCCAAAGTTCCAAATAG
- a CDS encoding response regulator, whose protein sequence is MDSKNTIRDRLLGALTESGRGSGGLRSQIDCIAGITTGIIYLLDPDGKFVFVNKAVEEMLHYDPDELIGKHFSVILPPLEYLRVGRRAVLPRITGTSTGSAHAPKLFDERRTGQRKTKNLEVQLISKSQRHVRLATGDVTGIIAVEGVYDRGPAHGGSGRAAGFVGSQGLIVDITGYKKAQRERLGVHHRLLELQKMDAVGRLAEGIGHDFNNKLGTIIGCAEMIKENYAQRSPEINACIEPILSASRHAADLAAKLLEFGRRGPTAEEDVRVHALIDDMVTLLEHTIDKRIAIRRSLCAEPPVVRGDAGQIQSALLNIVMNACDAMRHGGALVLATAVHDNDAAFRQAHPSAKGADRYARVSVIDNGEGMDGETKARMFEPFFTTKAECSSLGMGLNGVVKMVRTHKGFIEVESDPGKGTRVDLFIPLAGVEPQSVRGSAANGRILRGAGRILAVDDEIEFLGVLKHMLEDLGYSVVAVSSDREAVAYYRKHSSSVDCVVIDVMMPELSGRECFREMKKINPSVKAVVSTGYGLNPEVEAFLKDGARDYIHKPFDNAKLSQVLAKVMQLSAER, encoded by the coding sequence ATGGATTCGAAGAACACGATCAGAGACAGGCTTCTCGGCGCTCTAACGGAATCGGGCCGCGGCAGCGGCGGCCTCCGGTCGCAGATCGACTGCATCGCCGGCATCACCACCGGCATCATCTACCTCCTCGACCCGGACGGAAAGTTCGTGTTTGTCAACAAAGCGGTCGAGGAGATGCTCCATTACGATCCCGACGAGCTTATCGGAAAACATTTTTCGGTGATCCTTCCGCCGCTCGAATACCTGCGGGTGGGGCGGCGCGCGGTGCTGCCGAGAATCACGGGCACCAGCACCGGGAGCGCGCACGCGCCCAAGCTGTTCGACGAGCGCCGCACGGGCCAGCGCAAAACCAAGAACCTCGAAGTGCAGCTCATCTCGAAATCGCAGCGCCACGTCAGGCTTGCCACCGGCGACGTCACGGGCATCATCGCGGTCGAAGGCGTGTACGACCGCGGGCCCGCGCACGGCGGCAGCGGCCGGGCCGCCGGTTTTGTCGGCAGCCAGGGGCTGATCGTTGACATCACCGGATACAAGAAGGCACAGCGGGAGCGGCTCGGCGTTCATCACCGCCTGCTCGAGCTGCAGAAAATGGACGCGGTCGGCAGGCTCGCCGAGGGGATCGGCCACGATTTCAACAACAAGCTGGGCACGATCATCGGGTGCGCCGAGATGATCAAGGAGAATTACGCCCAGCGGTCGCCGGAGATCAATGCCTGCATCGAGCCGATCCTCTCGGCAAGCAGGCACGCGGCCGACCTTGCGGCCAAGCTGCTCGAGTTCGGGCGCAGGGGCCCCACCGCGGAAGAAGACGTGCGGGTCCACGCGCTCATCGACGACATGGTGACGCTGCTGGAGCACACCATTGACAAACGCATAGCCATCCGGCGGTCGCTTTGCGCCGAACCGCCCGTGGTGCGCGGCGACGCGGGACAGATCCAGAGCGCGCTGCTGAACATCGTGATGAACGCCTGCGACGCCATGCGCCACGGCGGGGCGCTTGTCCTGGCGACCGCAGTGCACGACAACGACGCCGCCTTCAGGCAGGCGCATCCGTCCGCGAAGGGGGCCGACCGCTACGCAAGGGTGTCGGTTATTGACAACGGCGAAGGCATGGACGGCGAGACCAAGGCGCGGATGTTCGAGCCGTTCTTCACCACGAAAGCGGAATGTTCCTCGCTGGGCATGGGGCTCAACGGCGTCGTGAAAATGGTGCGGACGCACAAGGGGTTCATCGAGGTCGAGAGCGACCCGGGGAAAGGCACGCGGGTCGATTTGTTCATTCCTCTTGCCGGCGTTGAACCGCAGTCCGTGCGGGGTTCGGCCGCAAACGGCCGGATTCTCAGGGGGGCGGGCCGGATCCTTGCCGTGGACGACGAGATCGAGTTCCTCGGCGTGCTCAAGCACATGCTCGAGGATCTCGGGTACAGCGTGGTGGCGGTTTCGAGCGACCGGGAGGCCGTTGCATATTACCGCAAACACAGCTCCTCCGTCGACTGCGTCGTGATCGACGTGATGATGCCGGAGCTTTCCGGACGCGAATGCTTCCGCGAGATGAAAAAAATCAATCCCAGCGTGAAAGCGGTGGTCTCGACCGGTTACGGCCTGAACCCCGAGGTCGAGGCGTTTCTCAAGGACGGCGCCCGAGACTACATCCACAAGCCGTTTGACAACGCCAAACTGTCGCAGGTCCTCGCAAAGGTGATGCAGCTATCCGCCGAACGTTGA
- a CDS encoding DUF805 domain-containing protein, whose product MNWYLAVLKKYAVFSGRARRREYWMFALFQIIFYVAAAILDNVFHTKLQGELYGLFYCLYALATFLPNLGVTVRRLHDVGKSGWFMLIALIPIIGAIWLLVLMCRDGDQGQNDYGPDPKENVGEVVA is encoded by the coding sequence ATGAACTGGTATCTTGCCGTTTTAAAAAAATACGCGGTGTTCAGCGGCAGGGCGAGGCGGAGGGAATACTGGATGTTTGCCTTGTTCCAGATCATTTTTTACGTTGCCGCCGCCATACTCGACAATGTGTTTCATACAAAATTGCAGGGCGAGTTGTACGGCTTGTTCTATTGCCTCTACGCGCTGGCGACCTTCCTGCCGAACCTCGGCGTCACCGTGCGCAGGCTGCACGACGTGGGCAAGAGCGGCTGGTTTATGCTCATCGCGCTGATCCCGATCATCGGTGCGATCTGGCTGCTTGTCCTGATGTGCAGGGACGGGGACCAGGGACAGAATGATTACGGGCCGGATCCGAAGGAAAACGTTGGGGAAGTTGTTGCCTGA
- a CDS encoding ammonium transporter, whose amino-acid sequence MNSALPAINTGDTAWMIVATALVMLMTLPGLALFYGGIAKRKDTLNVIAMSFVTFAMVSVLWIVYGYSLAFGTDVSGIIGNLQRCMMSGIKVGTLSSYQNTIPEFIYVVFQLTFAAITVALASGAYIERMKFSAWILFSVLWLTLVYCPVAHWVWGNGFLAKLGALDFAGGTVVHINAGVAALVGALVLGRRRESSLMPSNLVSTVTGAGLLWFGWFGFNAGSALTASGLACAAFLNTNTATATAAVAWMVTEWIFHKKPTVLGLASGAVAGLVAITPAAGFVNVGGSIIIGTLAGVVPYFMVAFVKARLGYDDSLDAFGIHGIGGTLGALLTGFLADPAINAAGKGLFYGNPGQVRVQLIAIGVVVLYDAIVTFGIFMLIKAVTGVRVNADDEVIGMDQSAHGERAIGY is encoded by the coding sequence ATGAATTCCGCATTGCCGGCCATCAACACCGGAGACACCGCCTGGATGATCGTCGCGACCGCGCTCGTCATGCTCATGACGCTGCCGGGGCTCGCGCTTTTCTACGGCGGCATCGCAAAAAGAAAGGACACGCTCAACGTCATCGCCATGTCGTTTGTCACGTTCGCCATGGTGAGCGTGCTGTGGATCGTCTATGGATATTCGCTCGCTTTCGGGACCGACGTGAGCGGCATCATCGGGAATCTGCAACGGTGCATGATGAGCGGCATCAAGGTGGGAACGCTGTCCTCGTATCAGAACACCATTCCTGAATTCATTTACGTCGTGTTCCAGCTCACCTTCGCCGCCATCACGGTCGCGCTCGCGAGCGGCGCCTATATCGAGCGCATGAAATTTTCCGCGTGGATACTGTTTTCGGTGCTCTGGCTTACGCTCGTGTATTGCCCGGTGGCGCATTGGGTCTGGGGCAACGGGTTTCTGGCCAAACTCGGCGCGCTCGATTTTGCGGGCGGTACGGTCGTGCACATCAACGCCGGCGTCGCGGCGCTGGTCGGCGCTCTGGTGCTCGGCAGGCGGAGGGAATCGTCTCTCATGCCGAGCAACCTTGTCTCGACCGTCACCGGCGCGGGACTCCTGTGGTTCGGATGGTTCGGTTTCAACGCGGGGTCGGCTCTGACCGCAAGCGGACTGGCCTGCGCGGCGTTCCTCAACACCAATACTGCGACGGCGACCGCTGCGGTCGCCTGGATGGTCACCGAGTGGATCTTCCACAAAAAACCCACCGTGCTCGGGCTCGCGTCGGGCGCCGTGGCGGGGCTCGTTGCGATCACGCCCGCCGCCGGGTTCGTCAACGTGGGCGGCTCGATCATCATCGGGACCCTGGCCGGTGTAGTTCCCTACTTCATGGTTGCGTTTGTAAAGGCAAGGCTCGGTTACGACGATTCGCTCGACGCCTTCGGCATCCACGGGATCGGCGGCACCCTCGGCGCGCTGTTGACCGGTTTTCTCGCCGATCCGGCGATCAACGCGGCCGGCAAGGGGTTGTTCTACGGCAACCCGGGCCAGGTAAGGGTCCAGCTCATCGCCATCGGCGTGGTGGTCCTATACGACGCGATCGTCACCTTCGGCATCTTCATGCTCATCAAGGCCGTGACCGGCGTGCGCGTGAACGCGGACGACGAAGTGATCGGCATGGACCAGAGCGCCCATGGCGAACGCGCGATTGGGTACTGA
- a CDS encoding type 1 glutamine amidotransferase, whose protein sequence is MRLHYFQHAPQEGPGTIEEWARKRDCPITKTSFFDGKALPKLDEIDWLVIMGGPMSVNDENVFPWLKDEKRFIKSAIDAGKTVLGFCLGSQLMANALGAKVSKNRYKEIGWYELKLTKTGRSIKALSRFPDRLIAYQWHGETFDIPKNAALAATGDVCANQAFVFGGRVIGMQFHLEVSRDDVAAWIKSGPDDLTNDKYVQTPEKMLGNEKGFTEIKKYMTMMLDDLAAESD, encoded by the coding sequence ATGAGGCTTCATTATTTCCAACATGCTCCGCAGGAAGGCCCCGGCACCATCGAGGAATGGGCGAGAAAACGCGATTGTCCAATCACGAAAACATCCTTTTTCGACGGCAAAGCACTCCCCAAGCTTGACGAAATAGACTGGCTCGTGATCATGGGCGGCCCCATGAGCGTCAACGATGAAAACGTCTTCCCGTGGCTCAAGGATGAAAAGCGGTTTATCAAATCCGCAATTGATGCCGGGAAGACCGTTCTCGGGTTTTGTCTTGGATCCCAGCTCATGGCAAACGCGCTCGGGGCCAAGGTCAGTAAAAACAGATACAAGGAAATCGGCTGGTACGAATTGAAATTGACAAAAACAGGGCGGTCAATCAAGGCGCTGTCAAGATTCCCTGATCGTCTCATCGCGTATCAATGGCACGGGGAAACCTTTGACATCCCGAAAAACGCGGCGCTCGCCGCGACCGGCGACGTCTGCGCGAACCAGGCGTTCGTGTTCGGCGGGCGGGTGATCGGCATGCAGTTCCACCTCGAGGTCTCCCGGGACGACGTGGCGGCGTGGATAAAAAGCGGACCCGATGATTTGACAAATGACAAATATGTGCAGACGCCGGAGAAAATGCTGGGAAACGAAAAAGGCTTTACCGAAATAAAAAAATATATGACTATGATGCTTGACGATCTTGCGGCGGAATCTGATTGA
- the gltA gene encoding NADPH-dependent glutamate synthase, translating to MTAKNKSFPRATRTAMKEQDPKARVKNFNEVPFGYTEAEAMTEAKRCLQCKKPPCVEGCPVSVKIPEFIKLVAEGKFLEAARKIKETNSLPAICGRVCPQETQCEIKCTLGTKGSPIAVGNLERFVADYEMAQGTFVMPALKPKNGKKVGVVGSGPAGLTTAGELVKEGFDVTIFEAFHEPGGVLVYGIPEFRLPKEIVRKEISYLEKMGVKLERNFIVGRTATIDGLMNEEGFSAIFIGSGAGLPSFMHIPGENSIGVYAANEYLTRNNLMRAYKDDADTPIIRGRHVVTVGGGNVAMDAARTALRLGAETSTIVYRRTETEMPARAAEIHHAKEEGIIFQLLTNPVAVLADEQGFVKGMRCLRMELGVPDESGRRRPMPVRGSEFDIACDVAVIAIGNSPNPLIPETAPDIKRSKWGGIEANEADGRTSKKFVYAGGDIVTGAATVILAMGAGKAAARSIAEDLINSNK from the coding sequence ATGACAGCAAAAAACAAATCATTTCCCCGCGCGACGCGCACGGCCATGAAGGAACAGGACCCGAAGGCCCGCGTCAAGAATTTCAACGAAGTGCCGTTCGGCTATACCGAGGCCGAGGCGATGACCGAGGCAAAGCGCTGCCTCCAGTGCAAAAAGCCCCCGTGCGTGGAAGGGTGCCCGGTCAGCGTGAAAATCCCGGAATTCATCAAGCTCGTAGCAGAGGGCAAATTTCTGGAAGCTGCGCGCAAGATCAAGGAAACAAATTCGCTGCCCGCCATCTGCGGCAGGGTATGCCCGCAGGAGACCCAGTGCGAAATCAAATGCACGCTCGGAACGAAAGGCTCGCCCATAGCTGTCGGCAACCTCGAGCGTTTTGTTGCCGACTACGAAATGGCGCAAGGCACGTTCGTCATGCCCGCCCTAAAGCCGAAAAACGGAAAAAAGGTCGGGGTCGTGGGTTCGGGTCCCGCGGGGCTCACCACGGCGGGCGAGCTTGTCAAAGAGGGATTCGACGTCACCATTTTCGAGGCGTTTCACGAGCCCGGCGGCGTGCTCGTGTACGGCATCCCCGAGTTCAGACTGCCCAAGGAGATTGTCAGAAAAGAAATCAGCTATCTTGAAAAAATGGGCGTGAAGCTCGAACGGAACTTCATCGTGGGCAGGACCGCCACCATCGACGGCCTCATGAACGAAGAGGGCTTTAGCGCAATATTCATCGGCTCCGGCGCCGGCCTCCCCTCCTTCATGCACATTCCCGGGGAAAACAGCATCGGCGTATATGCGGCCAACGAATACCTCACGCGGAACAACCTCATGAGGGCGTACAAGGACGACGCGGACACGCCCATCATCCGCGGCAGGCACGTGGTGACCGTGGGCGGCGGCAACGTCGCCATGGACGCGGCGCGCACCGCGCTTCGGCTCGGTGCCGAAACCTCGACCATCGTGTACCGCCGCACCGAAACCGAAATGCCGGCCCGCGCCGCCGAAATCCATCACGCAAAGGAAGAAGGCATCATTTTTCAACTGCTCACGAACCCCGTTGCCGTGCTCGCGGACGAACAGGGATTTGTCAAGGGCATGCGCTGCCTGCGCATGGAACTCGGCGTGCCCGACGAATCGGGACGGCGCAGGCCGATGCCGGTCAGGGGCAGCGAGTTCGATATTGCCTGCGACGTCGCGGTCATCGCGATCGGCAACAGCCCCAACCCGCTCATTCCCGAAACCGCGCCCGACATCAAACGCTCCAAATGGGGCGGCATTGAAGCGAACGAGGCAGACGGCCGCACTTCCAAGAAGTTCGTCTATGCCGGCGGCGACATCGTGACCGGCGCGGCAACGGTTATCTTGGCAATGGGTGCGGGAAAGGCGGCGGCGAGGAGTATCGCGGAAGATTTGATAAATTCTAATAAGTAA
- a CDS encoding sulfide/dihydroorotate dehydrogenase-like FAD/NAD-binding protein, with the protein MPKILKKEQLSDLVYRYRVDAPRIARMRRAGQFIILRATTEGERVPLTIANADGREGWIEIIFQVVGKSTKILSILREGDEIIDLAGPLGRPTHIENYGRCLCIGGGVGIAPLFPIVTALKEAGNDIIAILGARSANLLLLESEMKQQADTLIITTDDGTKGIRGFAADVVKKLLADGEKFDFSVVIGPAIMMRVTSAVTVAAGIKTYVSLNPIMIDGTGMCGGCRVTVGGVTKFACVDGPEFDASKIDWDEMMKRLNGYRMFEKNAMERHNCIITGRPA; encoded by the coding sequence ATGCCGAAAATCCTGAAGAAAGAGCAGCTGTCCGATCTCGTGTATCGCTACCGGGTTGACGCGCCGCGCATCGCCAGGATGCGGCGGGCGGGCCAGTTCATCATCCTGCGCGCGACCACCGAGGGAGAGCGCGTGCCGCTCACGATCGCGAACGCAGACGGCCGGGAAGGCTGGATCGAAATCATTTTCCAGGTGGTGGGAAAATCGACAAAGATACTCTCCATTCTCCGCGAAGGCGACGAGATCATCGACCTTGCCGGACCGCTCGGCAGGCCCACGCACATCGAAAATTACGGCAGGTGCCTATGCATCGGCGGCGGCGTCGGCATTGCCCCGCTCTTCCCCATCGTGACCGCGCTCAAGGAGGCGGGCAACGACATCATCGCAATATTGGGCGCGCGCAGCGCGAATCTACTGTTGTTGGAGAGCGAAATGAAGCAGCAGGCGGACACATTGATCATCACCACTGACGACGGGACAAAGGGCATAAGGGGTTTTGCCGCCGACGTGGTCAAAAAGCTGCTCGCCGACGGCGAGAAATTCGATTTCAGCGTGGTGATCGGCCCGGCGATCATGATGAGAGTCACCTCGGCGGTCACGGTGGCCGCGGGCATAAAGACCTATGTGTCGCTCAACCCGATCATGATCGACGGCACGGGCATGTGCGGCGGGTGCCGCGTCACCGTGGGCGGCGTCACCAAGTTCGCCTGCGTTGACGGACCGGAATTCGACGCGTCGAAAATAGACTGGGACGAGATGATGAAGCGCCTCAACGGCTACCGCATGTTCGAGAAAAACGCCATGGAACGGCACAACTGCATCATCACAGGCAGGCCAGCATGA